DNA from Triticum aestivum cultivar Chinese Spring chromosome 7D, IWGSC CS RefSeq v2.1, whole genome shotgun sequence:
GTGGCACTCTCTGGTTTGACTTGTTGAAGGCCAAATACTTCCCTATTGGTAGTCCGATGTTTGCTTTGGCTTCCCTCGGGTCCCAATTTTGGAAAGATTTGGTTAAAGTTTGTGATGTTTTCCGTAATAATGTAAGTTTGTGGTTAGAGATGGTAAGTCTACCCGTTTCTGGTTGGATTGGTGGTCTGGTGATTCTCCATTAGATGTTCCCttccatgtgttgttttcttattgcCCTAACCCTGGGAACTCAATCTTTGAGCTCTCTTGTAATGATTGGGACCTAAGTTTTCGGAGGTCTCTTTCTCCTGTAGAGTTCGGTGGCTGGCCTTGTTCCTTACGCTCTCAAAGGAGGGGGACTCTGTTGCTTGGCCTCATGTGGTGTATGGGAGGTTTTCGGTTAGATCTCTATATGCACGTCTTATTTCTGGCCTGCTTACCTCTAAATTCAAGCTGATTTGGGTGGCAAAGTTGCCTCCCAAAATCAAGATCTTTCTTTGGCATGCCTTTAGGGTTCGATTGCCCTCGGCCGATCAAATTCGGAAGCGTGATGGTCCTGGCTCTGATCTTGTTTCTCTTTGCTCTGAACTGGAGGATGCCAGTCACATCTTCTTTGGTTGTGTTTTGTAAGTTAGCCTGGTGTTGCGTCTGATCATGGCTTCATGTCTCCTGGCCCCCCGATTCTTTCGATGAGCTATGTGGGCTTTCCGCTGGCTTACAGGGCCTGGTTAAGCGGGTGTTTTGGGTCGGTTTGGGCTCATTGTGCTGGGCTTTATGGACCATTCCCTAACAAACTTGTTGATTTTATGTTTAATATGTCTATCTTTTTATAGCAGTGGAAATCATTGACTAAACCTGCTGATAGGGACGCTCTGGAGATGTTGATCTCTAAAAAACGGGCTTCTGCCAATCTTCTGTCGTCTCCAGCTGATGGTGCTCATGCTCAAGCTTAGTGTCGTCTTTTGAGCTCTAGGGGTAGGTTGTTAGCCTGCGCGCCTCTTTTCGTTTTGTTTTGTGCCTGGGTCTGCATGCTCTGTATTGTCTGGCTGGTGCGCCGTTGGTTGTTGGCCAATACTGTTTTTCCGTCTCTGGTTGTGGTGAGGTTGTTCGGTACTTTGCCGTATGGCTTTATTTATAAAATTGGATGTAtgtcttttctttaaaaaaaagtaGATTTTTAGGACACCGGAGCCTGTGCAAAACGATCACAACTGCACAGCAAAAAATCAACGTCGGACGTACACAGAAAGCATTAATTTACATGTATAAGAAGATAAAAAAAACACATTCTTCCACTGCTTACACGTAAACGTAGGCACATCAGAACTGCTCCAAGAAAATATTTGTCTATGGAGAATTGGAGATTATACTGTATTTGTCTATGGGGGGTTGGAGATTATGATAGATGATACGCCCTCCGTAAACTTTAATGATATAAACACTCCTATATTAATTTACGGAGAGAGTAGATAAAATAATATGGACACGATGTCTTCTTCATACATGGGGACGTGATGTTGCTGCTGCCATTGCTGATCAGTCTCTACTAGGCGCTCACTCGCTGATCGGCCTCTGCTCCAAGTGGCAATATGTAAGAGGGCGAATCAATACTGGCCGGGCCAGAGGAAGGCGCCCATGGCGAACCTCCTCTTCTCCTCGACGTCGCCGGTGACAGGGAGGCCGTACTCTCGGAGCAGGCAGTCGACGCGCCACTCCGGCATCGCCTCGTAGTCCGCTTTCCTATACCGCGGGTAGTGCAGAGGCATCTGGAAGCCGCAGCTGAACGTGCCGCGCTCCGGCTTCCGCTGCTGCTTCTGGCCACCGACGGCAGCCGTGCCGCCGTTGGCCTTGGCCATGCTCACGCTCACGGCAGGGCCCAAGGATCccatctctgtgtgtgtgtgtgtgtttctttgCTGCCTCTGATCACCTTGTAAATTACAAGCAACTCGTGTTCGTTGAGAAGGAAGTGCTAGCTGATGGAAGGGTTTTATAGATGGTGTGAGATAGAGGAATAATAATCCACCGTCTTGCCTGACCAGAGCGGTAACTCGAGCCAACCACATTATCTGAAAGAAATGAACTGCAGTGTGCAATCAAGCAGAGTAATAAATTCTGACAACAGCGTGCTCCGTCCTCGCCGGTGAGGCAGCGCCGTCGACCTCAGGGCGTCCACTCCCTAGCTCTCGCCGGCGTCGCTGTCGGAGTCAGCGGAGCACACGCCACACGATCGATCCTACGCTATCCCACATGATTGATCAAGGATGTGGCTACACGAAGCAAACACTTGCAGACCAGCTGCATGATTAGGAGGTAACGATTAATGGACTTACCAGTTGGATCTCTTGCACGCGACGGCGTGGCTGCAGGAACAGAAGCTTCGAGGATCATGGGATGGTGATTGATGGGTCATGGGTGGCCGTGTAGAGTTACCTGTGCGGCATGCAAAGGTGTAGACCAAATCTGTCCACTACCACATgaaacatgtggtaagcaatccaaacaattcaaaaaaaaaatctgtccactagttttttttcttttacagTAAAAAATCTGTTCACTAGGCGCAAGATCGCAAGTGTTAGTACACCGAAACTACAGATCTGAGGACAAAGACATGGATGGGATTGTTCTCAAAAGCAAGTTTTGGCACATCTGTTACATGATTATAGTGTGCATTTTCCTTGCAAAAAGAAAAGGGATTGTGCGCATTgatctatctatgtgtttgatGAATGTGGGATGCAAAACATGAGGATATGTATGTTCCATGTTTATGGTACAATAACCTCTGGTCCATGCCTTTGGATAGAACGTCGTCAGGGGCAAAACGGTCTTTTAGGGACCTAGGAGCTTAGAATGAGACTGGAAATTTAAGctgattgcaaaaaaaaaaaaaaaaagtggAGGCAAAAGATTTGTCTCATCTATTAGTTAAGGGAGACTAGAGTTCGAGCAATATTACAACACCTCACAAAACAAAAGGTCATTACTCTCCTAGTATAATTTGACCCAATTTCTTAGCCCCGCAGTTACCCAAAGACCCAAATCATAGCATCGTTTTTTTATGTTTGCAAGAAGAACCACCCGGAGAAGCTCTCTTGTGCACGATGCGGGCATTTCTTTCGTTCCTGTTGAAGGCAATGCAACTCTCGATATATTGATCGGGTGCACGGTGCACGTATACAAAGTACAAGGGCAGCCCTCAGCCTCATCTATACAAGGAAACTAGAGGCGGGGCCGGTAGGAGATTATCCTAACAGATACATGCACAAGATATGTTCatgttcaacacccccccccccccccgagtcgaTACCTCACCTGTGACGCatagactggaccggaactcctcaaatgtaGGCGTCGGTAACCCCTTGGTCATGACATCGGCAAACTGCTGAGCGGTGGGAACTTGAAGGACATTGATgcgcccaagagccacctgctctcacatgaagtgaatgtcgagctcaatatgcttcgtgcgACGATGATGAATGGGTTGGTGGAGAGGTAGACTACAGAgacattgtcacagtagacaatggtGGCCTTCGGAACGTCAAGAAGCAACTCCTGGAGAAGCTGCCGGAGCCACGAGCACTCGGCGACGGCATTGGCCACagcacgatactcagcctcggcactgGAGCGGGAtaccgtgggt
Protein-coding regions in this window:
- the LOC123169835 gene encoding uncharacterized protein, translating into MGSLGPAVSVSMAKANGGTAAVGGQKQQRKPERGTFSCGFQMPLHYPRYRKADYEAMPEWRVDCLLREYGLPVTGDVEEKRRFAMGAFLWPGQY